The Nasonia vitripennis strain AsymCx chromosome 3 unlocalized genomic scaffold, Nvit_psr_1.1 chr3_random0001, whole genome shotgun sequence genome has a window encoding:
- the LOC116416614 gene encoding uncharacterized protein LOC116416614, with product MRQKMESLISKNVQSTTKNNQHEVIKKSLSDEFVTNKKKAARKNNDSKETDSSKLKKKLKQEQSKQRSSSILETLLQKSSKHVKKIPSNDSSENHENIVPESHKSSSTFNETKEIHEKKVRASLANIDQNGRIGCTSLKHDA from the exons ATGAGGCAAAAGATGGAATCACTTATTAGCAAGAACGTTCAGAGTACCACTAAAAACAATCAGCATGAAGTCATAAAAAAATCACTCAGTGACGAGTTTGTTACTAATAAAAAGAAAGctgctagaaaaaataatgattctAAGGAAAca GATAGCTCAAAACTTAAAAAGAAGTTAAAACAAGAACAATCTAAACAACGTAGTAGTTCTATTTTGGAAACGCTGCTTCAAAAATCTTCAAaacatgttaaaaaaattcctagtaat GATTCATCAGAGAATCATGAAAATATTGTACCTGAATCACATAAAAGTTCAAGCACTTTCAATGAAACGAAAGAGATTCATGAAAAGAAAGTTCGAGCATCTTTAGCGAATATTGATCAGAATGGTAGAATAGGTTGTACCAGCCTTAAGCATGATGCGTaa